CGAACTGACGGCCCTTTCCTTCGCGGACCGAACCGCGCCCGAGCGGTTCGGCAACTACTTTCAGCCCGCCGACCCAAACGTTCGACATGAACCACGAGCGCTCGCGCGGCCTGTACGACCGCGCGCTGTCGGTCATGCCGGGCGGAGTCAACTCCTCGGTTCGGGCGACGATGCCGCATCCCTTCTTCGTGGAGCGCGGCGACGGCGGCCACGTGATCGACGCCGACGGCAACCGGTACGTCGACTGGGTAATGGGGTACGGACCCCTCCTCTACGGCCACGACCTGCCGGACCCGGTCGAGGCGGCGGTCCAGTCGCACGTCGCGGAGGGACCGATGTACGGCGCGCCGACGGAGATCGAGGTCGAACACGCCGAGTTCGTGGCGCGACACGTCCCGAGCGTGGAGTCGATCCGGTTCGTCAACTCCGGCACGGAGGCGACCGTCTCGGCGGTCCGGCTGGCGCGCGGCCACACCGACCGCGACAAGATCGTCGTGATGCAGGGCGGGTACCACGGCGCGCAGGAGTCGACGCTGGTCGAGGGGTCGCCGGGGGACGCGCGCCCCTCCACGGCGGGGATTCCCGAGGAGTTCGCGCAACACACCCTCCCGATCCCGTTCAACGACCCGGGGGCAGCTAAGGAGGTGTTCGCGGAGCACGGGGACGAGATCGCGGCCGTCCTCGTCGAGCCGATCTTGGCCAACAAGGGAATCGTGATGCCGGTCGACGGCTACCACGAGACGCTGCGGGACCTCTGT
The sequence above is a segment of the Halorubrum sp. 2020YC2 genome. Coding sequences within it:
- a CDS encoding glutamate-1-semialdehyde 2,1-aminomutase, whose product is MNHERSRGLYDRALSVMPGGVNSSVRATMPHPFFVERGDGGHVIDADGNRYVDWVMGYGPLLYGHDLPDPVEAAVQSHVAEGPMYGAPTEIEVEHAEFVARHVPSVESIRFVNSGTEATVSAVRLARGHTDRDKIVVMQGGYHGAQESTLVEGSPGDARPSTAGIPEEFAQHTLPIPFNDPGAAKEVFAEHGDEIAAVLVEPILANKGIVMPVDGYHETLRDLCDDHGSLLVFDEVITGFRVGGLGCAQSKFGVTPDVTTFGKIIGGGFPVGAIGGKAEIIEGFTPAGEVFQSGTFSGHPVTMAAGKAGLEYAAENDVYEHVNRLGRKLREGIAEICAERAPEYTVVGTDSMFKTIFTRDAPDDVDACCSGGCRQDPDCARYDSCPKTGADVADAATDRWERVFWQEMKEQGVFLTANQFECQFTSYAHTEADVEKTLEAYREAL